CGTGCCCATCAGCGGCAATGCGGACTCCGACGCCTGGGAACATCGCTGGGGCTGGAATCCTCCCGGGCCCGCCGACCACGGGGCCCTGCGCAGGTTCCTCCATGCCAGCCTCTCGCCCGCCTCGTACGCCGTCAACCTGGCCCATTGCCGCGTGGTGGCCGTGCACGGCACCGGCGACGCCGTCGTGCCGGTGGAGCATGCGCGGAGCATGGCCGGGAGGCTGCGCGAAGCGGGCGGACCGTTCGAATACCTGGAGTTCCCCCAGCTCGAGCACGGGGGTGCGCCGGCATGGGTCAAGGACTACGCGATCGCGAAGGTCTTCGGGCAGGCCCCGCCCGAAACGCCGACGCGCTTCCGCTACCGGACCTCGAGCCTGCGCCATGACCGCGCGTGGTGGGTGACCGTCGATGCGCTGGACCATCCGGCCCGCTTCGCCGAGGTGGAGGCCGACCTCAGCGACGGCGTCGCCCGTGTGGACGTCACGAACGTGTCGGCGTTCACCGTGCGTACGGATCAGGCCCCCGCCGAGATCCGGAGCATCCGGGTGGGCCCGAGGACGTTTGCACTGGAATCCGGCGAGCGGACGGTGAGCCTCGAGAAGTACGGCCTCGCCTGGCGTCGGGCCGAGGCCGCGGGACCACGCAAGCGGAGGGGCCTGAGCGGACCGGTCTCGGACGCCCTGCGCGATCCCTTCCTGATCGTCTACGGCACGGTTGGCGGCGACGCGACCCACGGACTGCTCAGCCGGTCCGAGGCGTTCCGGTTCGCCGATGAGTGGGAGATGCGCTACGGGGACGCCCCGCGCATCAAGGCCGACGTGGATGTGACCGACGAGGACATGCGGGACCTGAACCTCCTGCTGTTGGGCGGGCCGCAGGTGAACAACGTCGCCCGGACGATCCTGCCCCGAACGCCTCTGGCCGTTCGGGGGGATGCCGTGTACGTCGGGGAACGTGCCTTCCGCGGCCGGGACGTCGGGTTCATCGCCTGCTATCCGAACCCCCTGAGCGCCGACCGGATGGTCGCGTTTGTGGCGGGCACGACGCCCGCCGCGCTTTACCAGGCGTGGGACCGCTTCGGCCTCTGGTTCAACTGGGGGGCCTACGACAAGTACAAGTGGTTCGACTACGCCGTCTTCGACAGCCTGACCGTCGGGCCCGAGTCGTTCCTCGCAGTCGGGTTCTTCGATAACCGGTGGCAGATCGCGCCCGACGGCGGTGTGCTCGGCGGCGGGGCCGAATGGCAGGGGGTGCCCGAGGTTCGCGCGGCCCTGCGCCCGCAGGGCTTCCCCGAGCGCACGTCCATTGGCGACTCGCAGCCGCACAGCTTGCCCCTCTCCGAACTGCGGCCGATCGAGATCCGCCAGTACCGGGGCGCCGTCGGGCTCGACCGGGCCTACACGGGCGGCCCCATCGTCGTCGCGGGGCAGCGCCATGCCCGGGGCTTCGGTGTGCGCCCGCCATCCGAACTGACGTTCGTCCTGGACGGCGCCTTCCGGCGCTTCGAGGCGACGGTGGGCCTGGCGGAGGGCTTCCATACGGGGGACTCGCCGGCCCGCACGGCGGTGGAGGAGGTCATCTTTGAGGTCTGGGGCGACGGGGAACTCCTGGCCGCCTCGCCCCGATTGCACCGGCGCGCGGAAGGACGCGATTCCGCACTGATCAGCGCCGACGTGACCGGCGTGTCGACCATGACGCTCAAGGCCCGTCCGGCAGGGGGGCGCACCTGGCTCTACGGGGCGGCCGGCTGGGCCGAGCCGGTCCTCACGCGGTAGCGGCGCCCTCGTCCGGGTCGTGGCCGTCGTGTGCGCGTTCCTCCCGGGCTCGGGCGGGCACGAACAGGAGGGGGAACACGATGTCGCTGAAGCAGCAGGGCAGCCAGACGGCCAGGAAGAGCACGACCAGCACCAGCGGCATCAGGGGGAACCAGTTCACCGCGCCCTCGGCATTGGACACGACGTAGAAGAGCGACGCCCAGGTGCTCAGCAGCACGTGGCCCGCGTGGGGTACCCGCGTCTTCGGGCGCGCGATACCCACGGCGATCCCGATCAGGGCAGCCGGGTTGATCAGCCACCACTCGTCGATCGCCGGCAGGTGGTGGTGCATGTGTGCGTCCACGTGCCCTGTGAGCTTCAGGATGGCCGCCCCGCCGTGGTGGGGGATGATGACGTCGCTGATCGTGGCGATGCCGACCGAACCCAGGAAGCCCACCACCACGCACAGGGCCACGGTGCCGCCGTAGCGGCGGTAGACACCGGCCGTCACCAGGGCGCTCAGGAAGACGTGCAACGCGTGGGCGCCTTCGAACGCCGGCGCCAGCGCGTCGTGCCCTACGTCGGCCAGCACGAGGATCACCATCAACATAATGCCGGTGAACGCGCCGAACGCGGTGAACGGCGCATGGGCCCTCAGCTCCTTCAGGATCGTCTTCAGCATGGCGCCCTCACTCCCGGAGGAAGAGACATGAGACCATAGATGCAACCGAGTTGCAAGTATCAGTCGCGGTCCCGGGCCGTTGTGTTCAATGCATCGGCACGATTTCGTCGGTGCTTGCGTGCGTCGGCCCCGGGTCCGTAAGATGCCGGCACGGCGTTCCCTCAGGCCCGGAGCGGGAAGCATGAAGGTCACGGACTGGACGGTCTACGAGCCGGACGTGCTGCGCCACGTGTTCATCGAGCTGCATACCGACGCGGGTATCAGCGGCTGGGGCGCCGCCTTCTCCAGCCGCCCGCAGTGTCTGGGCGCGCTCGAATGGCTGAAGAAGTTCGTCGTCGGGGAGAACCCGCTGGAGGTTGAGCGTGTCACGGAGAAGCTCCACCAGATCACCTACTGGTTCGGCCGCGGCGGGGCGATGACGCATGCCATCAGCGGGATCAACATCGCCCTGTGGGATCTGGTCGGCCGCGCGCTCGGCCAGCCGGTCTCGGTGCTCCTGGGCGGCCGCTACCACGACGCCGTGCCCGTGTACGCCTCCGTCCTGTTCGATCCGGTGGAGACGCTGACCGAGCGCATCGGCCGGATACTCGGGCGTGGCTTCCGCGCCCTGAAGCTGGGCTGGGAACCGTTCGGCCAGCAGAGCCTGGCCAGGGACGAGGCGCTCATCCGCATCGCGCGTGAGGCAGCCGGCGAGGACGTGACGCTGCTCGTCGACGCCGGGGGCAGCTACCCCTTCTGGCGGCCCCGGCTCAAAGACGCCCTTGAGCGCGCCCGCATGCTGGCCGACTACGCCGTCTACTGGTACGAAGAGCCCCTGGAGCCCGACGACATCGAGGGCTACGTGCGGCTCACGGACGCCTCGCCCGTCAAGATCGCCCACGGCGAGGTGCTCACGCGCCGGCAGTCCTTCGACCCCTTTTTCAAGCGTCGCGCCATGGACATCGCCCAGCCCGATGCGACGAAGGTCGGCGGCCTCTCGGAGATGCGGCGCATCGCCTGGCTCGCCGAGCCGCACGGCATCGAGGTGGTGCCGCACGGCTGGAACACGGCGGTCGGCGTGGCGGCGGACGCGCACTTCGTCTCGTCGCTCCACACGCGCTCGTTCGTCGAGTTCAACGTGGGCAACCCGCTGGTCGAGGACCTGGTCGCCCCGGGGTTCCGGCTGGACGCCGACGGCTGCCTGCCGGTGCCCGCCGGGCCCGGCCTGGGCATCGAGATCGACCGTGACCGGCTGGAGCAGTTCCGCAGGGAGGGCTTCGCCAGCGAGACCTGGCTCTGGGACCAGCAGGGAACGTTCGAGGCCAGGTGACGGCGTCCGGCCGACAGACCGGCACGGACTGCCACGGTCCGTCTTGCCCGTCTGCCGGGCCGGTGGTATGATGGCGCCGTTTCGGCAATCCCGACGTGCAATTGCAGGGAGCAACAGCATGAGTCTCGAGCTGTTCCCGATGCCGCGGAAGATGAAGGTCGGCAAGGACGTCCTCGATCTGACGAACGCGCGGTGGATCAAGGTCGCGCCCGGCCTGTCGGCACGCCTCAAAGGGCATGTGCATGCGCTGGCCCGCCACGTCTCCGCCCTGTTCCCCAGGCCGCTGCAGGTGACGGCCGGCGATCCGGCCGCAGGCGCCGTGCTGTTGTCAATCGACCTGGCGAAGCGCGGCCTCGACCCGCAGGCGTACAGGGCAAAGGCCACTGCCGACGGCATCGAGCTGACGGCCGGCGACGAGGCCGGCCTGTTCTACGGCCTCCGGACGCTGCGCCGGCTCCTCGCCCAGACGGGCGGACGCGTGCCCGCCCTGACCATCGAGGACTCGCCGGACTTCCCCGCCCGCGGCATCATGCTCGACATCAGCCGCTGCAAGGTGCCCACCATGGAGACGCTCTATGCCCTGGTGGACCTGATGGCTGAACTGAAGCTCAACCACTTCCAGCTCTACGTCGAGCACACCTTCGCCTTCAGCGAGCACGAGATCGTCTGGCACGACGCCTCGCCGATGACGCCCCAGGAGGTGCAGGCGCTGGAAGCCTACTGC
The DNA window shown above is from Candidatus Brocadiaceae bacterium and carries:
- a CDS encoding mandelate racemase/muconate lactonizing enzyme family protein, producing the protein MKVTDWTVYEPDVLRHVFIELHTDAGISGWGAAFSSRPQCLGALEWLKKFVVGENPLEVERVTEKLHQITYWFGRGGAMTHAISGINIALWDLVGRALGQPVSVLLGGRYHDAVPVYASVLFDPVETLTERIGRILGRGFRALKLGWEPFGQQSLARDEALIRIAREAAGEDVTLLVDAGGSYPFWRPRLKDALERARMLADYAVYWYEEPLEPDDIEGYVRLTDASPVKIAHGEVLTRRQSFDPFFKRRAMDIAQPDATKVGGLSEMRRIAWLAEPHGIEVVPHGWNTAVGVAADAHFVSSLHTRSFVEFNVGNPLVEDLVAPGFRLDADGCLPVPAGPGLGIEIDRDRLEQFRREGFASETWLWDQQGTFEAR
- a CDS encoding alpha/beta fold hydrolase, which encodes MAARQQKVRLHILIALTLVVMLFGLRHVRRTFQAEKVRTASVRTERELRQYVRPDQAGLQDMALAAHGALARDAAALLMQARYLVGQDLQGASAASARAIARELDDIHANVALLRAGKRPVFPRGKPFLRAYHSRLDDTFQPYGVCVPEGYDESYPLPVIITLHGLQGFGGRQCADAPCYPGALSVKPQGRGATDYMYVGEDDILAVLDEVRALYSIDSDRVYLVGHSMGATGSWHLAVHYPHLFAGIVPISGNADSDAWEHRWGWNPPGPADHGALRRFLHASLSPASYAVNLAHCRVVAVHGTGDAVVPVEHARSMAGRLREAGGPFEYLEFPQLEHGGAPAWVKDYAIAKVFGQAPPETPTRFRYRTSSLRHDRAWWVTVDALDHPARFAEVEADLSDGVARVDVTNVSAFTVRTDQAPAEIRSIRVGPRTFALESGERTVSLEKYGLAWRRAEAAGPRKRRGLSGPVSDALRDPFLIVYGTVGGDATHGLLSRSEAFRFADEWEMRYGDAPRIKADVDVTDEDMRDLNLLLLGGPQVNNVARTILPRTPLAVRGDAVYVGERAFRGRDVGFIACYPNPLSADRMVAFVAGTTPAALYQAWDRFGLWFNWGAYDKYKWFDYAVFDSLTVGPESFLAVGFFDNRWQIAPDGGVLGGGAEWQGVPEVRAALRPQGFPERTSIGDSQPHSLPLSELRPIEIRQYRGAVGLDRAYTGGPIVVAGQRHARGFGVRPPSELTFVLDGAFRRFEATVGLAEGFHTGDSPARTAVEEVIFEVWGDGELLAASPRLHRRAEGRDSALISADVTGVSTMTLKARPAGGRTWLYGAAGWAEPVLTR